The nucleotide sequence CAGGGGGATCTGACCGAGCAGCGGGACCTCGGAGCCGATCGAGCGCGAGAGCGACTCGGCGACCTCGCGGCCGCCGCCGGAGCCGAAGATCTCCTCGCGGGAGCCGTCGGGCAGCTCGAGCCAGCTCATGTTCTCGATGACGCCGGCGACCCGCTGGTGGGTCTGCAGGGCGATCGAGCCGGCACGCTCGGCGACCTCGGCCGCCGCCTGCTGCGGCGTGGTGACGACGAGGATCTCGGCGCCCGGGATGAGCTGGGCGACGGAGATCGCGATGTCGCCGGTGCCCGGCGGCAGGTCGAGGAGGAGGACGTCGAGGTCGCCCCAGAAGACGTCGGCGAGGAACTGCTGCAGCGCCCGGTGGAGCATCGGGCCGCGCCAGACGACCGGCTGGTTGCCGGGCACGAACATCCCGATCGAGATGACCTTCACGTCGTGGCTGACCGGCGGCATGATCATGTCGTCGACCTGGGTCGGCTTGTGCTCGACGCCGAGCATCCGGGGGATCGAGAAGCCGTAGATGTCGGCGTCGACGACCCCGACCCGCAGGCCCTGCGCCGCGAGGGCGGCCGCGAGGTTGGCCGTGACCGAGCTCTTGCCGACGCCGCCCTTGCCGGAGGCGACCGCGTAGACCCGGGTCAGCGAGCCGGCCTTCGCGAAGGGGACCTCGCGCTCGGCCGTGCCGCCGCGGAGCTTGGTCTTGAGCTCGGCGCGCTGCTCGTCGCTCATGACCCCGAGGGTGACGGCGACGTCGGTGACGCCCTCGACCGCGCTCAGGGCGTTGGTCGTGTCCCGGGTGAGGGTGTCCTTGAGCGGGCACGCGGCCACCGTGAGCAGGACCGTGACGGCCACGCGGCCGTCGTCGTCGTACGCGAGGTCGCCGACCATCCCGAGCTCGGTGATGGGGCGCCGGATCTCGGGGTCGATGACCGTCTCGAGGGCGGCGTGGAGGGCGTCGGTGCTGACCTGCGGCATACCCCCGAGTCTAGGTGCGCGGCGTGGTCCGGCCGTCGTCGGCCCCGGTCGGGGGCAGGGGCTGTTGCACCACGACGAGGCCGCGCTCCTCCATCTCGTCGAGGAGGTCGCGCAGCTCGCTGCGGACGAAGTCGCGGGTCGCGGTGTCGCGCATCGCGATGCGCAGCGCGGCGACCTCCCGGGTGAGGAACTCGGTGTCGGCGAGGTTGCGCTCGTCGCGCGAGCGGTCCTGCTCGAGCGCGACGCGGTCGCGGTCGGCCTGCCGGTTCTGCGCGAGGAGGATGAGCGGGGCCGCGTAGGAAGCCTGGAGCGACAGGATGAGCGTCAGCAGCGTGTAGTTGAGCGAGCGGGGGTCGAACTGGAGGACCGCCGGCAGGAAGGTGTTCCAGACGAGCCAGACGATGACGAAGACCGTCATCCCGATGAGGAAGTACGCCGTGCCCATGAAGCGGGCGAACTTCTCGGACAGGACGCCGAACGCCTCCCCGGAGAACGCGGCCGGCAGCGTGAAGCGGCGGCGCCCGGCCTCGCGGGGGGTGTCGATGCGGGCGCGGCGCTCGCGCTCAGCCACGACGCACCTCCTCGTGGGCGACGACGTCGTGGCGCTCCTCGCGCCAGTCGTCGGGGAGGATGTGGTCGAGCACGTCGTCGACGGTGACCGCGCCGAGCAGGTGCCCCTCCGCGTCGACGACCGGCATCCCGACGAGGTCGTAGGTGGCGAGCGTGCGGGTGACCTGCCCGAGGGTGGCGGTCGGGGGCAGCGGCTCGACGTCCTTGTCGAGGATGCCGCCGATCGGCTGGTGGGGCGCCTCGCGCAGCAGGCGCTGGATGTGGACGACGCCGAGGAACTTGCCGGTCGGGGTCTCGAGCGGCGGCCGGCAGACGAAGACGGTGCAGGCGAGCGCGGTCGAGAGCTCCTGGCGGCGGACGACGGCGAGGGCCTCGGCGATGGAGGCCTCCGGGCCGAGGATGACCGGCTCGGTCGTCATGAGGCCGCCGGCGGTGTTCTCGTCGTACATGAGGAGGCGGCGCAGGTCGGCGGCCTCGTCGGCGTCCATCTTCTCGAGGAGCTCCTCCTGGCGCTCCGGCGGGAGCTCGGAGAGCAGGTCGGCGGCGTCGTCGGGCTCCATCGCCTCGAGGACGTCGGCGGCGCGGGCGACCTCGAGGCCGACGAGGATCTCGACCTGGTCGTCCTCGGGCAGCTCCTCGATGACGTCGGCGAGGCGCTCGTCGGTCAGGGCCGCGGCGACCTCGGCGCGGCGGCGCGGGCTGAGGTCGTGGATGACCTCGGCGAGGTCGGCGGGCTTGAGGTCCTCGTAGGTCTCGAGGAGCTTGGCGGCGCCCTGGCCCTCGCTCGCGGTGCGCAGGCCGACGACGTCCTCGATCGTCGCGACGAAGGTCTCGCC is from Arthrobacter sp. NEB 688 and encodes:
- a CDS encoding CBS domain-containing protein yields the protein MSTPTRAFVGRLSELDVFDPLGDKVGRVRDVVVTFSASKARPRAIGLVVEVPGRRRVFVPMTRVTSVEGGQVITTGLVNMRRFEQRPNETLVVAELLERTVQVRTEDGDIATATVQDVGIEQLGQRGWNVTRVAVRLDASRPSRLGRLGRRRGETFVATIEDVVGLRTASEGQGAAKLLETYEDLKPADLAEVIHDLSPRRRAEVAAALTDERLADVIEELPEDDQVEILVGLEVARAADVLEAMEPDDAADLLSELPPERQEELLEKMDADEAADLRRLLMYDENTAGGLMTTEPVILGPEASIAEALAVVRRQELSTALACTVFVCRPPLETPTGKFLGVVHIQRLLREAPHQPIGGILDKDVEPLPPTATLGQVTRTLATYDLVGMPVVDAEGHLLGAVTVDDVLDHILPDDWREERHDVVAHEEVRRG
- a CDS encoding DUF1003 domain-containing protein, encoding MAERERRARIDTPREAGRRRFTLPAAFSGEAFGVLSEKFARFMGTAYFLIGMTVFVIVWLVWNTFLPAVLQFDPRSLNYTLLTLILSLQASYAAPLILLAQNRQADRDRVALEQDRSRDERNLADTEFLTREVAALRIAMRDTATRDFVRSELRDLLDEMEERGLVVVQQPLPPTGADDGRTTPRT
- a CDS encoding P-loop NTPase, producing MPQVSTDALHAALETVIDPEIRRPITELGMVGDLAYDDDGRVAVTVLLTVAACPLKDTLTRDTTNALSAVEGVTDVAVTLGVMSDEQRAELKTKLRGGTAEREVPFAKAGSLTRVYAVASGKGGVGKSSVTANLAAALAAQGLRVGVVDADIYGFSIPRMLGVEHKPTQVDDMIMPPVSHDVKVISIGMFVPGNQPVVWRGPMLHRALQQFLADVFWGDLDVLLLDLPPGTGDIAISVAQLIPGAEILVVTTPQQAAAEVAERAGSIALQTHQRVAGVIENMSWLELPDGSREEIFGSGGGREVAESLSRSIGSEVPLLGQIPLDTRLRIGADQGSPVVLGEPDSPAAVALRGIASGLATRSRGLAGRSLGLSPVGR